Proteins from a genomic interval of Panthera tigris isolate Pti1 chromosome A2, P.tigris_Pti1_mat1.1, whole genome shotgun sequence:
- the STEAP2 gene encoding metalloreductase STEAP2, with translation MESISMMGSPKNLSETFLPNGINGIKDARKVTVGVIGSGDFAKSLTIRLIRCGYHVVIGSRNPKFASEFFPHVVDVTHHEDALTKTNIIFIAIHREHYTSLWDLRHLLVGKILIDVSNNMRINQYPESNAEYLASLFPDSLIVKGFNVVSAWALQLGPKDASRQVYICSNNIQARQQVIELARQLNFIPVDLGSLSSAREIENLPLRLFTLWRGPVVVAISLATFFFLYSFVRDVIHPYARNQQSDFYKIPIEIVNKTLPIVAITLLSLVYLAGLLAAAYQLYYGTKYRKFPPWLETWLQCRKQLGLLSFFFASVHVAYSLCLPMRRSERYLFLNMAYQQVHANIENSWNEEEVWRIEMYISFGIMSLGLLSLLAVTSIPSVSNALNWREFSFIQSTLGYVALLISTFHVLIYGWKRAFEEEYYRFYTPPNFVLALVLPSVVILGKIILLLPCISRKLKRIKKGWEKSQFLEEGIGGAVPHLSPERVTVM, from the exons ATGGAATCGATCTCTATGATGGGAAGCCCTAAGAACCTTAGCGAAACTTTTTTGCCTAATGGCATCAATGGTATCAAAGATGCAAGGAAGGTCACCGTGGGTGTCATTGGAAGTGGGGATTTTGCCAAATCGCTGACGATTCGACTTATTAGATGTGGCTATCATGTGGTTATAGGAAGTAGAAATCCTAAATTTGCTTCCGAATTTTTTCCTCATGTGGTAGATGTCACTCATCATGAAGATGCTctgacaaaaacaaatataatatttattgctATACATAGAGAACATTACACCTCCCTGTGGGACCTGAGACATCTGCTTGTGGGTAAAATCCTGATTGATGTGAGCAATAACATGAGGATAAACCAATATCCAGAATCCAACGCTGAATATTTGGCTTCATTATTCCCAGATTCCCTGATTGTCAAAGGCTTTAATGTTGTCTCAGCTTGGGCACTTCAGTTAGGACCTAAGGATGCCAGCCGGCAG GTCTATATATGCAGCAACAATATTCAAGCTCGACAACAGGTTATTGAACTTGCCCGTCAGCTGAATTTCATTCCTGTTGACTTGGGATCATTATCATCAGCCAGGGAGATTGAAAATTTACCCCTGCGACTATTTACTCTCTGGAGAGGGCCAGTGGTGGTAGCCATAAGTCTAGCcacgtttttctttctttattcctttgtcaGAGATGTGATACACCCATATGCTAGAAACCAGCAGAGTGACTTTTACAAGATTCCTATTGAGATTGTGAATAAAACCTTGCCCATAGTTGCCATTACTTTGCTGTCCCTGGTATACCTAGCAGGTCTCCTGGCAGCTGCGTATCAGCTTTATTACGGCACCAAATATAGGAAATTTCCACCTTGGTTGGAGACCTGGTTACAGTGTAGAAAACAGCTTGGATTACTAAGTTTTTTCTTCGCTTCGGTCCATGTTGCCTACAGCCTCTGCTTACCAATGAGAAGGTCAGAGAGATACTTGTTTCTCAACATGGCTTATCAGCAG GTTCATGCAAATATCGAGAACTCTTGGAACGAGGAAGAAGTTTGGAGGATTGAAATGTATATCTCCTTTGGCATAATGAGCCTTGGCTTACTCTCCCTCCTGGCAGTCACCTCTATCCCTTCAGTGAGCAATGCTTTAAACTGGAGGGAATTCAGTTTTATTCAG TCTACGCTTGGATACGTTGCTCTGCTCATAAGTACTTTCCATGTTTTAATTTATGGATGGAAACGGGCTTTTGAAGAAGAGTACTATAGGTTTTATACACCACCAAACTTTGTTCTTGCTCTTGTTTTGCCCTCAGTTGTAATTCTGGGTAAGATCATTTTACTCCTTCCATGCATAAGCCGAAAgctaaagagaattaaaaaaggtTGGGAAAAGAGCCAATTTCTGGAAGAAGGTATTGGAGGAGCAGTTCCTCATCTCTCACCAGAGAGGGTTACAGTAATGTGA